The window GAACAGATCGGAAACTTTCCGGTCCCCAATCCGCTCTTTCCACATATTTTGCGTATATGTATTGTTCAAGCCGGCGTCGATGATTGTCCATCCAGCTTCTCCCTCTGCCATGAAACAATTCACGTGGTTCAGGCGGAAAGGCAAGTCAATCCGCACCATTTCGATTCCCAATTTCTCCAACATTAAAATTCCCCCTTAATCAGTAAGTTCCCTTTTTATATGATTCACCAGCCGCGCCGCGACGGAAAAGTCATGCGTTTCGTACAAGGACCGCGCGCCGACGGGATCTTCGATTTCATTCAACAACCAGCGGCCGTCCGGCAATAAAAGAAAATCGATGCCGACATAGTCGCTATTCAACGCTTGTGTGATAGTTTCGACCTCTTTCGACTGCGCGATACCCAACTCGAATTTGGCAATGGAGCCGCCTAGTGTGTAATTGGATTTGAATGAATCCTGTCCTCTCCGCAAGACGGCGCCGAGGACTTCATTGCCGAGCATGAAGACCCGGATATCTTGCGCATTCGTTTCAACAAATGGCTGCACGATAATGGAGCGTTCCCCGAACTTGTGGAAAAACGTTTCCGCATCCTGAATGGAGTGGCACAGGAAAACCTCTTCGCCACCATGTCCATCGGTCGTCTTCAGGACGCATGGATAGGAGCGGATATCGTCCGCCGTGCGGATTTTCCTTGTCGGGACAGTAGGTATCCCTAGCAAGGTGGCCAGTTCGAATGTTTTATATTTATCATTCGCAATCCGATTCACTTCCGAACGGTTGAAAACCCGGATCCCGTCCGCTTCCCATCGAGCCGACAGTTCGGAATCCCTTCTTCTGGATAGAATAAAGTCGAACGGCTCCTCCGGTATTTCGTCATCCGTCCACAAATTCAGACCGATTCCGACTTTTTTCGCTTCATTTAATAGGTCCTGAATAAATGCTCTGTTCCGTTCCGCTTCAATCGCGGTATATGCCAGAAGCCCTCTCACGGCAGTTTCCTCAATATATAGGCGATCATGGCATCCGCAACATTGATGCCCGTCACATTATAAATATTGCGGATATGAGCGGCGGCGTTCACTTCACAGACCAGAGGCCCGCCATCTTCGCCATACAGCAAGTCGACACCGGCAAATTTAGCCCCGACCGCCTTGGCTGCCCGCAGCGCAAGTTGACGCTGTGCGGAAGTGAGTTCCACCGGTGTGGCGGTGCCTCCGTTCGTAATATTGGCACGGAAATCGGTTTCGGAAGTACGGGCCATCGCTGCGACAATTTCATTCCCGACGATATTGACCCGTATATCCCGGCCCCGACTTGACGCGATGAATTCCTGGAAGACATAATCGACTCCGCGCAACGCATCGGTCTTTTCAAAAAACTGTTCCTTGGTTTCCACAAGATAGACTTTCATTCCAAAAGAGCCATGGCCTTCCTTGATGACCATCGGCAACCCGAGTTCTGCCAGAACCTTCTCGTAATAGCCCGATTCCCTGATGGTGAAGGCGGGATAGACTTTCGGCGCAATAATTGTCTTTGGCATCGGTATGCCATGCCGCGCCAGCTCCAAATACTGTTTCGCCTTGTTGTCGCAAGTTTCGATGACATCCGGGTCATTGAAGATTGGGACCCCCAATTGTTTCAGATAGGTCGCCAGCAAAATATCCTTGTCGAGAAAGACGACAAAGTCAGGAAGGTCAACCGGCTCCGCCTGCAAGTCCATCAGCACTTCATAATTCTTCTTTGCGACCGCGGCCACGCCTGCGCGCTCCGCCGCATCGCGCAACAGCTCCGCCTGATCGCTGAATTTATCGCTCGTCAGGCTGCCGTTATAGATTACCCAGCATGTACTCATTCGACTGTCCTCCGACCGTGCTATACTTGTAAAGTATCATTGACTTCTGAACTAATCTTACCATACGGAGGGATTCGATTGATTCCTAAATTGGATGAATATAAAGAACGTTGGGCTATAACAAGTGAAAATACAGTGAAACCCGGGTTGGAAAGTATACAATCCGCTTTGAAGAAAGTCGGAAATCCGCAGAAGCAGTTGCAAGTGATCCACGTAGCCGGGACGAACGGCAAAGGCTCGACGATTGCGTTCATGGAGTCGATCTTGCGGGAGCACGGGCATTCGACGGGTGTGTTTTCATCGCCCGCCGTTGTCGATATCCATGATCAAATCCGGCTGGACGGCGTCCCGGTGTCCGAAGAGGAGTTGAACCGCTCTTTTTCGGAAATGAAAGAGGCAGGACTTAGCGGAATGCTGACCGATTTCGAACTGTTGACGGCAGCGGCGTTCGTTACTTTCGGATGGCTGAACCCGGATTATGTTCTATTGGAGACGGGGATGGGCGGCGCTTTGGACAGCACGAATGTCGTCACTCCTCTCGTTTCCGTCATCACGTCTATCGCACTGGATCATACGGCTATCCTTGGTGACACGATCGAAGAGATCGCGGCGCAGAAGGCGGGCATTATCAAACAGGGGATCCCGGTAGTCACGGGGCCTTTGACAGAGGAAGCAATGAAAGTCGTCTCCGATATTGCACAAAAGTCGGCAAGCGATCTCTTAGTCTGCGGGACCGATTTCCAGATTGATGCAGGGGCCCCGACAGAAAAATTCAGAGGGACGGAGGCTTTCGTAATAGCCGGCCGGAAGATGAAAGGTCCCCACCAAGCAATCAATGCAGCAATCGCCATCCAAGCCTTGCTGGCAGCCGGCATCCCGCTTCAAGAGGATAAGGTGAGCCAGGCTATTGCGAATGCTGGGCTGGCCAATCGATTTGAAGAAGTGGCTTCGGGTGTCTATGTGGATGGCACGCATAATCCGGCTGCTGCACAAGCACTCGCCGAAACGATCCTGCAGGAATTCCCGGGAGAGAAAGTGGATTTCTTCATCGGTATGCTGAAAGGGAAGGACATTCAAGGAACGCTTGACGCCTTGCTGCCAGTCGCCGCATCATTCTCTTTCCTGGCATTTCCCCATCCGCAAGCGGAAAACCCGAAGAGGATGATGGAACTTTGCAATCATCCGAACAAGCGAGTGCTAAATGATTTGGATGAACGTATACTACTAGAAACAGAAAAAAATCAGAAGAAAATAGTAACAGGTTCACTTTATCTTTTGATAGGACTATATAATCAATTAAGAGGGAAATAAGACAATTTATATAGTTGGTTATTCCTTGGTATGATAGTATCATATATGAGTTAGAAGAGTCTGTAAATTCAAGAAGTGGAAAAGAAAGGGCGGGGTTGCTTAATGGGGAAAGAGAGGAAATCCATATTGAGCAGCATCTTCATGTGGTTGTTAATCGTCCCTGCTGGTTCTCTTTATCTATACCGAAATCACCCGCCCGTCGACTTGAATTGGATGGCCATTTTCCTGTTCGCATCCCTTAGTTTCCTCACCATTTACGGCATGATGGATCATCGGGGGAGGCCGGTGTTCCTAGTTCTATGGCTGACAATTCCTGCATTTTTATTATACGGCGTATTTATCGAGATGGTCATCATGCAGCTGGCCGTTCTCGCATTCTTGTTGTCGGAAAATTCACGCTTCAATTGGTACCATCTTTTCTTCAACTCGACAATTGTTTTTCTACTCTCCATTTCGGCGGCCGCAGCTTTCCACCTTGCTGGGGGCCAAGTCGGATCGGAGGCATTTTGGCCGACCGCTTTCGCCGTATTGGCGTATCAGCTAACACATTCCGTCTTGAAGGAAGTCCTTCTTAGACCTTTTGGATTTCTGCAAAAGGATCCGTGGTCATTTTCCGATTTGGAGAGGATTCTGATCATTGCCAGGACGTTTGTAATCATCCCGCTTGCTTTGTCTTTATTTTACCTGATCCAGTCGGTCGGGTGGGGGGCGTTCTTCCTGCTTGGCATGCCCTTCTTCCTCATCATGATTGTTATCCGGCTTTATACGGATAGAGAAAAAAGCAATTATTATTTACGGCAATCGGGGATGATCGGCCGCGAGCTATCTGATCTTTTGGATGAAAATGAAATCATGGATCGCTTCGTGGAAAAAGCGGCAGATCTGTTCAAGATGGAGTATGCGATTTTATTCGACCATCAAAAGAACTGGTTGAAGGTGGAACGGTATTTTGACCATAGCCGGTATATCCAAGTGGATTTTGTCCCCTTGGCGTCGGGCGAGGGGATTGCCGGAAGGGTGTTGAAGAAGGACAAACCTGTTATTTACCGGAGCCGGGACGAGTGGAATTATTTCACGATTAATCGAGCGCCGGCTGATATGGAAAGCATGATCGGCGTGCCAATCAAACGTAACCGGCAAACGGAAGCCGTGCTATTATTGGCAGCCAAGAAAAAGCGGGCTTTCAATGAAAACCAATTGAAAATCCTCGATCTGCTCTGTTCCTATTTCACCGTTTCAATCGAAAAGGCGCGTTATATGCAAGACGCAAAACTAGTCGGTGAGCGGTGTGCATTGACCAAGCTATACAACTATCGATATTTGGAAGAATGTCTGGACCGGGAGATGCAGCGAGTGAATGATGGGACGCTAGTAGCCCTGGCCGTCATCATGCTCGATATCGACCATTTCAAAAAGGTGAATGATACGTATGGGCATCAGGGGGGCAATGATATCCTCTGTGCGCTAGCGGAAATGCTGGAGGCGTATACACCCGATGGATGTACAGTGGGACGTTATGGAGGAGAGGAATTCGTCTTCATCATGCCGGGCTGGACGCAGGATGACGCATATCAATTCGCGGAGAATCTCCGAACGGAAGTGGCCGGACATGTTTTCCGTCTGCAATCGGATTTGGGAGAAGAAGAGATGCAGGTGGAAGCGCAAGTTACAGTCAGCATCGGTGTATCATCGGCCCCCGAAGATGCAGATGAAGCCATCGCCTTGTTGCGGAACGCGGATCGGGCCTTGTATATCGGCGCGAAACAAGCAGGGCGGAATCGGGTGGCATCCTATCGGAAATGAAGGAGGGGAAGGATTTGACGAGGAACAGACAATGGTTACTTTTTCTCATCTGGTTGGCAACCGTCCCGTCGATTATTTATATGACGTGGAATCACTTCCCTACACGGGCAATCGACTCGGTCACTTTTCTACTGATCTTGGCAACCCTCATTTTCCTGGCCCTTTTTCCAATCCATGTGGATGAAATCAAGATTACATTGGATCGTTGGGTAGTATTCGCTGTGTTCTTCCTGCACGGCGCGTTCGTAGAACTGATCATGATGCAGATTGCGCTCGTCTTTTTGCAATGGCGGACAAAATCGGCGATACCCCCATTGCAGCGGTTCTTTATCAACTCAACAATGTTTGCTGTCATCTCCGTTGTAAGCGCTTCCGCTTTCCGATTGGGGGAAGGCACGCCCGGGCTCTCGGAATATGGGACGCTTGTCATGGCAGGAATCCTTTATGCG is drawn from Sporosarcina sp. FSL W7-1349 and contains these coding sequences:
- a CDS encoding ATP-grasp domain-containing protein → MRGLLAYTAIEAERNRAFIQDLLNEAKKVGIGLNLWTDDEIPEEPFDFILSRRRDSELSARWEADGIRVFNRSEVNRIANDKYKTFELATLLGIPTVPTRKIRTADDIRSYPCVLKTTDGHGGEEVFLCHSIQDAETFFHKFGERSIIVQPFVETNAQDIRVFMLGNEVLGAVLRRGQDSFKSNYTLGGSIAKFELGIAQSKEVETITQALNSDYVGIDFLLLPDGRWLLNEIEDPVGARSLYETHDFSVAARLVNHIKRELTD
- a CDS encoding ATP-grasp domain-containing protein, producing the protein MSTCWVIYNGSLTSDKFSDQAELLRDAAERAGVAAVAKKNYEVLMDLQAEPVDLPDFVVFLDKDILLATYLKQLGVPIFNDPDVIETCDNKAKQYLELARHGIPMPKTIIAPKVYPAFTIRESGYYEKVLAELGLPMVIKEGHGSFGMKVYLVETKEQFFEKTDALRGVDYVFQEFIASSRGRDIRVNIVGNEIVAAMARTSETDFRANITNGGTATPVELTSAQRQLALRAAKAVGAKFAGVDLLYGEDGGPLVCEVNAAAHIRNIYNVTGINVADAMIAYILRKLP
- a CDS encoding bifunctional folylpolyglutamate synthase/dihydrofolate synthase encodes the protein MIPKLDEYKERWAITSENTVKPGLESIQSALKKVGNPQKQLQVIHVAGTNGKGSTIAFMESILREHGHSTGVFSSPAVVDIHDQIRLDGVPVSEEELNRSFSEMKEAGLSGMLTDFELLTAAAFVTFGWLNPDYVLLETGMGGALDSTNVVTPLVSVITSIALDHTAILGDTIEEIAAQKAGIIKQGIPVVTGPLTEEAMKVVSDIAQKSASDLLVCGTDFQIDAGAPTEKFRGTEAFVIAGRKMKGPHQAINAAIAIQALLAAGIPLQEDKVSQAIANAGLANRFEEVASGVYVDGTHNPAAAQALAETILQEFPGEKVDFFIGMLKGKDIQGTLDALLPVAASFSFLAFPHPQAENPKRMMELCNHPNKRVLNDLDERILLETEKNQKKIVTGSLYLLIGLYNQLRGK
- a CDS encoding sensor domain-containing diguanylate cyclase; translation: MGKERKSILSSIFMWLLIVPAGSLYLYRNHPPVDLNWMAIFLFASLSFLTIYGMMDHRGRPVFLVLWLTIPAFLLYGVFIEMVIMQLAVLAFLLSENSRFNWYHLFFNSTIVFLLSISAAAAFHLAGGQVGSEAFWPTAFAVLAYQLTHSVLKEVLLRPFGFLQKDPWSFSDLERILIIARTFVIIPLALSLFYLIQSVGWGAFFLLGMPFFLIMIVIRLYTDREKSNYYLRQSGMIGRELSDLLDENEIMDRFVEKAADLFKMEYAILFDHQKNWLKVERYFDHSRYIQVDFVPLASGEGIAGRVLKKDKPVIYRSRDEWNYFTINRAPADMESMIGVPIKRNRQTEAVLLLAAKKKRAFNENQLKILDLLCSYFTVSIEKARYMQDAKLVGERCALTKLYNYRYLEECLDREMQRVNDGTLVALAVIMLDIDHFKKVNDTYGHQGGNDILCALAEMLEAYTPDGCTVGRYGGEEFVFIMPGWTQDDAYQFAENLRTEVAGHVFRLQSDLGEEEMQVEAQVTVSIGVSSAPEDADEAIALLRNADRALYIGAKQAGRNRVASYRK